One window from the genome of Ensifer canadensis encodes:
- a CDS encoding GFA family protein, translating to MTKRSGSCLCGQVKYELKGEPIRVGICHCANCRRESGSAFTFYAIWARDDFAASGETTLAHNGQRFCTRCSSHMFAYDEDEAEVQLGTLNDAPTKLVPTYELWVKRREPWLAPVPGAEQHWEDRHTRRTGDDSA from the coding sequence ATGACGAAGAGATCAGGTAGCTGCCTCTGCGGGCAGGTCAAATACGAGTTGAAAGGCGAACCCATCCGAGTTGGTATCTGTCACTGCGCCAATTGCCGTCGGGAGAGCGGATCGGCATTCACATTCTACGCCATTTGGGCCAGAGACGATTTCGCCGCTAGCGGGGAGACGACGCTTGCCCATAACGGACAGCGTTTCTGCACACGCTGCAGCTCCCACATGTTTGCCTATGACGAAGATGAAGCCGAGGTCCAGCTTGGCACCTTGAACGATGCACCGACCAAACTGGTTCCGACCTATGAATTGTGGGTGAAGAGACGTGAGCCCTGGCTTGCCCCAGTGCCGGGCGCCGAGCAACATTGGGAAGACCGCCACACAAGACGAACAGGCGATGACAGCGCTTGA
- a CDS encoding SulP family inorganic anion transporter — translation MVPLPHADQSAHSSAGTLRPDMIAGLTAAAVVLPKAMAYATVAGLPVSVGLYTAFVPMIVYALLGTSRVLSVSSTTTLAILTASQLALVVPDGNPERLLTATATLTALTGLLLIAASALRLGFVANFISSPVLTGFKAGIGLVIVLDQVPKLFGLHFTKEGFFRDILSLVHHLPETSLVTFAVGATALVLLLVMEGRWPHSPAPLAIVAAGIAISWLAGLGPAGVATVGHIPQALPSLVLPNIDLVLQLIPGACGIALMSFTETIAAGRAFSVAGEPPIQPNRELMATGAANLAGGLFGAMPAGGGTSQTAVVRAVGGRTQKASLVTAAAAAATMLVLAPLLGLLPQAVLAAIVIVYSVGLIKPTEFVSIRKVRRMEFRWALAAFLGVLLFGTLQGILVAITLSLVGLSGQAANPRVHVVGRKRGADVLRPLSAEHPDDETFEGMLIVRPEGRLFFVNAQQVGDRIRTLANEQKPRVLMLDLSRVFDIEYSALQMIIDGERSLARGGIELWLAGLNPDVLAYIRASGFADQLGPDRMFFNTRSGIRHHQDSLTVAPSQPGAATT, via the coding sequence ATGGTCCCGTTACCGCATGCCGACCAATCCGCCCATTCATCGGCCGGTACCCTGCGCCCGGACATGATCGCGGGCCTGACGGCGGCTGCCGTGGTGCTGCCGAAGGCCATGGCCTATGCGACCGTTGCCGGCCTTCCTGTCAGCGTCGGGCTCTACACCGCCTTTGTACCGATGATCGTCTATGCCCTGCTCGGCACCTCGCGCGTGCTCAGCGTCAGTTCGACGACCACGCTCGCGATCCTGACCGCGAGCCAGCTTGCGCTCGTCGTACCGGATGGGAACCCTGAACGATTGCTCACAGCGACCGCAACGCTGACGGCGCTCACGGGACTGCTTTTGATCGCGGCTTCGGCGCTTCGTTTGGGTTTCGTGGCAAATTTCATTTCGTCGCCGGTGCTCACGGGTTTCAAGGCCGGGATCGGCCTCGTCATCGTGTTGGACCAGGTGCCAAAACTGTTCGGGCTGCATTTTACCAAGGAGGGGTTCTTCCGGGATATTCTGAGCCTCGTCCACCATTTGCCCGAGACGTCGCTCGTTACATTCGCAGTCGGTGCCACGGCGCTGGTGCTCCTGCTGGTCATGGAAGGCCGTTGGCCGCATTCTCCGGCTCCGCTCGCTATAGTCGCGGCCGGGATAGCGATCTCGTGGTTGGCGGGCCTTGGACCGGCAGGCGTCGCCACAGTCGGGCACATTCCGCAGGCTCTGCCTTCATTGGTACTGCCGAATATCGACCTGGTCCTGCAGCTCATCCCTGGGGCGTGCGGCATCGCATTGATGAGCTTCACCGAGACGATTGCTGCCGGGCGAGCCTTCTCGGTCGCGGGTGAGCCTCCGATCCAGCCAAACCGCGAACTGATGGCGACGGGCGCTGCCAATCTGGCCGGCGGGCTGTTCGGCGCGATGCCGGCAGGCGGCGGCACATCGCAGACGGCGGTGGTGCGCGCCGTCGGTGGGCGCACACAAAAGGCCTCGCTGGTCACGGCAGCGGCGGCAGCGGCGACGATGCTCGTTCTTGCACCGTTGCTCGGCCTCTTGCCGCAGGCCGTGCTCGCGGCCATCGTCATCGTCTACTCCGTCGGTCTCATCAAACCCACCGAGTTCGTCTCGATACGCAAGGTTCGCCGGATGGAGTTTCGCTGGGCACTCGCCGCCTTCCTCGGCGTGCTCTTGTTCGGCACGCTCCAGGGCATTCTGGTCGCTATCACTCTGTCGCTCGTCGGTCTCTCGGGCCAGGCGGCAAACCCGCGCGTCCATGTCGTAGGCCGCAAACGCGGCGCAGACGTCTTGCGGCCGCTTTCGGCCGAGCATCCAGACGACGAAACCTTCGAGGGAATGCTGATCGTGCGCCCGGAGGGGAGGCTCTTCTTCGTGAACGCCCAGCAGGTCGGCGACCGTATTCGTACGCTGGCCAATGAACAAAAGCCGCGCGTTCTGATGCTGGACCTTAGTCGCGTTTTCGACATCGAATACTCGGCACTCCAGATGATCATTGATGGCGAGCGAAGCCTTGCGCGCGGGGGCATCGAACTCTGGCTCGCAGGCCTCAACCCGGATGTGCTCGCCTATATCAGGGCATCGGGGTTTGCCGACCAGCTTGGCCCTGACCGCATGTTCTTCAATACCCGCTCTGGTATCCGCCACCACCAGGACAGCCTCACGGTCGCGCCGTCACAGCCCGGTGCGGCAACGACCTGA
- a CDS encoding decarboxylase: MPSKTTHVDQFLLIHSARADNWREITTLADAWAANRGERTALEAAIAEVAPAEEYHAYPGGRLLSALAERIATNDAGGAAKLARRISNGLLSHSYRGRPSEWDVHDEMSVTDVPDIMPPGTGEAGGRRPYFEVLFVNSQPAVRWEAFAAEIRRLRRPEDGFIYEPVLVGSFEDAFCAAALNPAIIAVVLAEGFPYRSRHDAPVLRSVLDPLGEAEGPDMSALRLARGLKRIRPELDVYLLSDRQVEKIAGDPAADAVRRVFYAVEEPLEMHLAILEGVQARYETPFFDNLKKYARRPIGTFHALPIARGKSVFKSDWIRDMGEFYGLNLFLAESSATTGGLDSLLEPTGTIKRSQELAARAFGADHVFFVTNGTSTSNKMAVQALLAPGDIAVVDRNCHKSHHYGMVLTGAQPYYVEAFPMTEYSMYGAVPLATIKRALLALRAEGRLDRLKLLDLTNCTFDGHMYNVRRVMEECLAIKPDLIFLWDEAWSGFARFSPFLRPRTAMGAAADIEDWLRDPASVDAYEKQRADLGKDPSDEALLAARLIPDPRLVRLRVYQTNSTHKSMSAIRQGSMLLVKDVDFHNVEAQFHEAVFTHASTSPNQQLIASLDIARRQMELDGYGLVMNAIEIALKIRRAINEHPLISKYFRVLGADEMIPAEYRQSGFKDYLAPGSTWATAVKAMNEDEFYLDPTRMTLVCGTAGFDGTQFKGLLANEYDIQLNKTSRNSVLLQSNINNTRSDIAHLIRVLVEICRGIEKRLADGGEGERAAFAARVKSLMTDVPDLPNFSHFHEVYRSDAGRTTPEGDMRAAFFNAYDASVCEYVPLIGAECDRRLKDGPEMVSANFVIPYPPGFPIMVPGQVLTQETIDFMRKLDVKEIHGYEKARGLKLVKPDAVATKAKRQSKAR, translated from the coding sequence ATGCCAAGCAAAACCACACATGTAGATCAGTTTCTGCTCATCCATTCGGCACGGGCCGATAATTGGCGCGAGATCACGACATTGGCCGATGCCTGGGCCGCTAACCGGGGTGAGCGGACAGCGCTGGAGGCGGCGATCGCCGAAGTGGCACCGGCCGAGGAGTACCACGCCTATCCGGGTGGGCGATTGCTTTCGGCGCTGGCCGAGCGCATCGCCACCAACGATGCCGGCGGGGCGGCGAAACTCGCGCGGCGCATCTCCAACGGGCTTCTTTCCCATTCCTATCGCGGGCGCCCGAGCGAGTGGGATGTCCATGACGAGATGTCCGTGACAGACGTGCCCGATATCATGCCTCCCGGAACCGGGGAAGCGGGCGGCCGCCGGCCATACTTCGAAGTTCTGTTCGTCAACAGCCAGCCGGCCGTGCGGTGGGAGGCGTTCGCAGCCGAGATCCGCAGGCTACGCCGGCCCGAGGATGGCTTCATCTACGAGCCTGTTCTGGTGGGATCCTTTGAGGATGCGTTCTGTGCGGCCGCATTGAACCCGGCCATCATTGCCGTCGTGCTCGCCGAGGGTTTTCCCTATCGCTCGCGTCACGACGCGCCGGTGCTCCGCTCCGTGCTTGATCCGCTTGGAGAAGCCGAGGGACCGGACATGTCGGCGCTGCGTCTGGCGCGCGGGTTGAAGCGGATCCGGCCGGAGCTCGACGTCTATCTGCTGTCTGACCGTCAGGTGGAAAAGATCGCCGGCGATCCGGCCGCAGATGCGGTTCGGCGTGTGTTCTACGCGGTCGAGGAACCGCTGGAGATGCATCTCGCCATCCTTGAAGGCGTGCAGGCGCGCTACGAAACGCCCTTCTTCGACAATCTGAAGAAATATGCGCGGCGGCCTATCGGCACATTTCATGCCCTGCCCATCGCCCGCGGCAAGTCCGTCTTCAAGTCGGACTGGATCCGCGACATGGGCGAGTTCTATGGGCTCAACCTGTTCCTGGCGGAAAGTAGCGCGACGACAGGCGGCCTTGATAGTCTCCTGGAGCCTACCGGCACGATCAAGCGCTCTCAGGAGTTGGCCGCACGCGCCTTCGGCGCTGACCACGTCTTCTTCGTGACGAATGGCACGTCCACCTCCAACAAGATGGCGGTGCAGGCGCTTCTGGCGCCCGGCGACATCGCGGTTGTCGATCGCAACTGCCACAAGTCGCACCATTACGGCATGGTCCTGACCGGCGCACAGCCCTATTACGTCGAAGCTTTCCCGATGACGGAGTATTCGATGTATGGCGCCGTGCCGCTCGCCACCATCAAGCGCGCGCTGCTGGCCTTGCGGGCGGAAGGGCGCCTCGACCGGCTGAAGCTGCTTGACCTCACCAACTGCACTTTCGACGGACATATGTACAATGTCAGGCGGGTGATGGAGGAATGCCTAGCCATCAAGCCAGACCTTATCTTCCTCTGGGACGAGGCGTGGTCCGGGTTTGCCCGGTTTTCGCCCTTCCTGCGTCCACGCACGGCCATGGGGGCGGCAGCCGATATCGAGGATTGGCTGCGCGATCCGGCCTCGGTCGACGCTTATGAAAAGCAGCGCGCCGACCTCGGCAAGGATCCCTCCGATGAAGCACTGCTCGCCGCTCGCCTGATCCCAGATCCGCGCCTTGTCCGCCTTCGGGTCTACCAGACCAACTCGACGCACAAATCAATGTCGGCGATCCGGCAGGGCTCAATGTTGCTGGTCAAGGATGTCGATTTTCACAACGTCGAGGCCCAGTTCCACGAGGCGGTATTCACCCATGCCTCGACCAGTCCGAACCAGCAGTTGATCGCCAGCCTCGACATTGCACGCAGGCAGATGGAACTCGACGGTTACGGACTGGTGATGAACGCGATCGAGATCGCGCTCAAGATCCGCCGGGCGATCAACGAGCACCCGCTGATTTCGAAATACTTCCGTGTTCTTGGTGCCGATGAGATGATCCCGGCGGAGTACCGGCAATCAGGATTCAAGGACTATCTGGCGCCCGGCTCGACCTGGGCCACAGCGGTCAAGGCGATGAACGAGGACGAGTTCTACCTCGATCCCACGCGCATGACGCTGGTGTGCGGGACGGCTGGTTTTGATGGAACGCAGTTCAAGGGATTGTTGGCGAACGAATATGATATCCAGCTGAACAAGACGTCGCGCAACAGTGTGCTGCTACAGTCCAACATCAACAATACCCGCAGCGATATTGCGCATCTAATCCGTGTTCTGGTCGAGATCTGCCGTGGCATCGAGAAGCGCCTGGCCGACGGCGGGGAGGGCGAGCGTGCGGCTTTCGCGGCACGGGTAAAGTCGCTGATGACCGATGTGCCCGACCTTCCCAATTTCAGCCACTTCCACGAAGTGTATCGCAGCGATGCAGGGCGAACGACGCCGGAGGGCGATATGCGAGCCGCCTTCTTCAACGCCTATGACGCGTCTGTGTGCGAATATGTGCCGCTCATCGGTGCCGAATGCGATCGGCGCCTGAAGGACGGGCCGGAAATGGTCTCCGCCAACTTCGTCATTCCCTATCCGCCCGGATTTCCGATCATGGTGCCGGGTCAGGTACTGACGCAGGAGACGATCGACTTCATGCGCAAACTGGATGTGAAGGAGATCCATGGCTACGAGAAGGCGCGCGGACTGAAGCTGGTCAAGCCAGACGCAGTCGCCACCAAGGCGAAGCGTCAATCAAAAGCACGGTAG
- the aspT gene encoding aspartate-alanine antiporter — protein sequence MIDWFVNTLRTYPEIAIFLSLALGYYFGSFTYKGLGLGAVTATLVAAVIIGQIGITISPPLKATFFLMFLFAIGYGVGPQFVRGIAKDGIPQALFAVVVCVFCLGAPFIAAKIAGYDVGSALGLYAGSQTISASMGLGTDAINRLGLAPEEAKRLLDAMPVAYAVTYIFGTVGSAIVLALIGPALLGIDLEAECKRYEAEQGGKKEVGGAGTAWHHYELRAYRVREGGPVVGKTAREAESLIPEQRVFIERIRRGSKIEDATADTVIQAGDVVAVAGRREVLVSLIGHAAEEVDDRELLAVPVEGVDVLVTTKEANGKTLAELAQWPSSRGVFLRRIARGATATEIPILPNTQIHRGDILTIVGRTQDTAAAAKALGVADRPSDVADVAFIGAAITIGALIGALVYKVGDVPFTLSTSGGALISGLFFGWLRSVRPKFGRIPTSTVWFMNSVGLNVFIAVVGISSGPGFVAGLQQLGFSLFLWGIFATTVPLVLAMYVGKYVFRFHPAILLGCCSGARTTTASLGMINDRAKSQIPGLGYTVTYAVGNTLLTIWGMVLVMMMT from the coding sequence ATGATTGACTGGTTTGTAAATACGCTTCGCACTTATCCCGAAATTGCAATATTTCTCTCTTTGGCGCTTGGATACTACTTCGGTTCGTTCACCTACAAGGGCCTGGGCCTTGGTGCAGTGACCGCCACGCTCGTTGCTGCCGTCATCATCGGGCAGATCGGGATCACCATATCGCCACCGCTCAAGGCTACGTTCTTTCTGATGTTCCTGTTCGCGATCGGCTACGGTGTCGGGCCGCAATTCGTGCGCGGCATTGCCAAGGATGGCATCCCGCAGGCATTGTTCGCCGTGGTTGTGTGCGTCTTTTGCCTCGGGGCGCCCTTTATTGCCGCCAAGATAGCCGGTTATGATGTCGGTTCCGCGCTGGGGCTCTATGCCGGTTCGCAGACAATCTCCGCGTCGATGGGTTTGGGAACGGACGCAATCAATCGTCTTGGTCTGGCACCGGAAGAAGCCAAGCGGCTGCTGGACGCGATGCCGGTCGCCTATGCCGTCACCTATATTTTCGGCACGGTGGGGTCGGCTATTGTGCTGGCCCTGATCGGCCCCGCGCTTCTGGGTATCGATCTGGAGGCGGAATGCAAGCGCTACGAGGCGGAACAGGGCGGCAAGAAGGAAGTTGGCGGGGCGGGAACCGCTTGGCATCACTACGAGTTGCGCGCCTATCGCGTTCGGGAGGGAGGGCCGGTCGTCGGCAAGACGGCACGTGAAGCCGAATCCTTGATCCCCGAGCAGCGGGTTTTCATCGAGCGTATCCGCCGAGGATCGAAGATCGAGGATGCAACGGCGGACACGGTCATCCAGGCGGGCGATGTCGTTGCCGTGGCAGGCCGACGCGAAGTGCTGGTGAGCCTGATCGGTCATGCTGCAGAAGAAGTCGACGATCGCGAGTTGCTGGCCGTTCCTGTGGAAGGTGTCGATGTCCTTGTCACGACCAAAGAAGCGAACGGGAAGACGCTGGCCGAATTGGCGCAATGGCCGTCATCGCGTGGCGTGTTCCTGCGCCGGATCGCGCGTGGTGCCACGGCGACGGAAATTCCGATCCTTCCGAACACCCAGATCCATCGCGGGGACATTCTGACGATCGTCGGACGGACGCAAGATACTGCCGCGGCCGCCAAGGCACTCGGGGTGGCCGACCGTCCGAGCGACGTTGCCGACGTCGCGTTCATCGGCGCTGCGATTACAATCGGCGCTTTGATCGGCGCACTCGTCTATAAGGTCGGCGATGTGCCATTTACGCTGTCCACATCAGGGGGGGCGTTGATCTCCGGGCTCTTCTTCGGTTGGCTGCGCTCCGTGCGGCCGAAGTTCGGACGCATACCGACATCGACGGTCTGGTTCATGAATTCAGTCGGCCTCAATGTCTTCATCGCCGTGGTCGGCATATCGTCAGGGCCAGGCTTTGTTGCAGGCCTGCAGCAGCTTGGTTTCAGCCTGTTCCTTTGGGGCATTTTCGCAACGACCGTGCCGTTGGTACTGGCAATGTATGTCGGGAAATATGTGTTCCGGTTCCACCCCGCCATTCTCTTGGGGTGCTGCTCCGGCGCGCGCACGACGACTGCCTCCCTCGGCATGATCAACGATCGCGCCAAGAGCCAGATCCCCGGGCTCGGCTATACCGTTACCTATGCCGTCGGCAACACCCTGCTGACGATCTGGGGCATGGTGCTTGTGATGATGATGACCTAG
- a CDS encoding YihY/virulence factor BrkB family protein, producing MLPKRITTDPAAAIAVVAVAMVAVSFLLSRQTAIRARGVSMSNDQHSIVEDEHGRYASVPEQLPARGLRDVFWRVVHEVAEDRVAFVAAGVTFYLLLALFPALAALVSLYGLMADPAVISDHLRDLAGMLPPGTFEVFSEQLHALVERRDTTLGIAFLVGLMIAVWSTHNGTLAVFDAMNVAYEENEKRRFVKLNLIALAFTFCAILAAVFLIGVMALLPAILQLVWLEPWKETLALLVRWPILMLVSLLAMTAVYRFGPSRQPARLRWLTWGALFSTLAWVVMTLCFSWYLDKFADYNATYGALGGLVGFMMWIWLSVCILIVGAELNAELEHQTSRDTTTGAPLPMGARGAYMADNIGRIVN from the coding sequence ATGTTACCGAAACGCATCACAACGGATCCTGCGGCGGCAATAGCCGTAGTTGCGGTAGCGATGGTCGCCGTCAGTTTCCTTTTATCCCGGCAGACAGCGATACGCGCGCGAGGAGTATCGATGTCCAATGACCAGCATTCGATTGTGGAGGATGAGCACGGACGCTATGCATCGGTGCCGGAACAATTGCCAGCGCGAGGTTTGCGCGATGTGTTTTGGCGAGTCGTGCATGAGGTTGCTGAAGATCGGGTGGCTTTCGTTGCGGCCGGAGTGACCTTCTACTTGCTGCTCGCCTTGTTTCCAGCGCTTGCTGCTCTCGTATCGCTCTATGGGTTGATGGCAGATCCGGCCGTTATTTCCGACCATCTCCGCGACCTGGCAGGCATGCTTCCACCCGGAACGTTCGAAGTTTTCTCGGAGCAACTCCATGCCCTTGTCGAGCGGCGAGACACCACCCTCGGGATAGCGTTCCTCGTTGGGCTCATGATCGCTGTCTGGAGCACGCACAACGGCACTTTGGCTGTGTTTGACGCAATGAATGTGGCCTATGAGGAAAACGAGAAGCGTCGCTTCGTCAAATTGAACCTGATAGCGCTTGCGTTTACGTTCTGCGCAATACTCGCCGCAGTCTTCCTGATAGGCGTAATGGCGCTACTGCCTGCGATCCTGCAACTTGTCTGGCTCGAGCCATGGAAGGAAACGCTGGCGTTGCTTGTTCGCTGGCCCATCCTCATGCTCGTATCGTTGCTGGCGATGACCGCCGTATACCGCTTCGGGCCCAGCCGGCAGCCCGCCAGGCTTAGGTGGCTGACCTGGGGCGCGCTCTTCTCCACCTTGGCCTGGGTAGTCATGACCCTGTGCTTTTCCTGGTACCTCGACAAGTTCGCCGACTACAATGCAACCTACGGCGCTTTAGGCGGTCTCGTTGGGTTTATGATGTGGATCTGGTTATCGGTATGCATTCTGATCGTCGGGGCCGAACTCAATGCCGAACTCGAGCACCAGACATCTCGAGACACTACGACTGGCGCTCCACTGCCGATGGGAGCGCGTGGAGCGTACATGGCCGACAACATTGGCAGGATCGTCAACTAG